A stretch of the Xylocopa sonorina isolate GNS202 chromosome 12, iyXylSono1_principal, whole genome shotgun sequence genome encodes the following:
- the LOC143429617 gene encoding uncharacterized protein LOC143429617: protein MAKVVNKNYMYNLELQSLHYWFKNSATQNLSIKSNNILKNVQDALNETDARKFYRERILKKYLNTWINICELTIRKDKMECAIMHRKNKLSVKYFYAWKMYHDSKANKLMLKEHQSCVNESIANKIAIENAELFYNSKLVRKALFAWREWCSKKVQTALKISEIKKTLEIKMKHRTFINWRLYVIGKKCKRRKLIAIQSFYEKKILSKAIGTLHTYTDYRKEKRIKLSYLNDKSQAIIQQLQIIYMEKWRKALYSVMQEKPKLNQAIKFRELNLTRKYFFNWKEFSRQYKLKMVRKGKLNEIANTFVVKRFISHWHSKLQDILDLREKEILAISMMEKKIIKKCFSSWKEYIAQKVKMNNDIEVAIELHKKFLLREGLKKLLRNSLHNIDSEHDTQLENIAMRLYRNFEILKEYFDRWHSLIYFKNKSKFPCQVTNDNESRFTETRKTCNDIFESLNTRLVLPEYMMEKDTVSNVYDSIINCKLPQGNWPFNLFQPF from the exons atggCAAAGGTGGTTAACAAAAATTACATGTACAATCTTGAGTTACAATCGCTGCATTATTGGTTCAAAAATTCCGCAACACAGAATCTTTCAATTAAATCTAACAATATACTTAAAAATGTGCAAGATGCATTAAATGAAACTGAT GCGCGAAAGTTTTACAGAGAAAgaattttaaaaaaatatttaaatacttGGATTAATATCTGTGAATTAACGATACGAAAGGATAAAATGGAATGTGCAATTATGCATCGTAAAAATAAATTGTCGGTAAAATATTTCTACGCTTGGAAGATGTACCATGATAGCAAAGCAAACAAACTAATGCTAAAAGAAC ACCAAAGTT GCGTGAACGAATCGATTGCCAATAAAATAGCGATTGAAAATGCCGaattattttataattctaAACTTGTGCGAAAAGCATTGTTTGCATGGCGAGAGTGGTGCAGTAAAAAAGTACAGACCGCGttaaaaattagtgaaattaagaaGACACTTGAAATtaagatgaaacatagaacgttCATTAATTGGCGTTTGTATGTGATAGGGAAAAAGTGCAAAAGAAGAAAATTAATTGCAATACAAAGTTTTTacgaaaaaaaaattctaaGTAAAGCTATAGGAACTTTGCATACTTATACTGATTATAGGAAAGAGAAAAGAATTAAGTTATCGTATTTAAATGATAAAAGCCAGGCAATTATTCAGCAATTGCAAATTATATATATGGAAAAATGGAGaaaggcgctttatagtgttatGCAGGAAAAACCGAAATTAAATCAAGCAATCAAATTTAGAGAATTGAATCTAACACGTAAATACTTTTTTAATTGGAAAGAATTTTCTAGACAGTACAAACTAAAAATGGTTCGCAAGGGAAAATTGAACGAGATTGCTAATACTTTTGTAGTAAAAAGATTTATATCACACTGGCATTCTAAGTTACAAGATATTCTCGATCTACGAGAAAAAGAAATTCTTGCCATTTCTATGATGGAaaagaaaattataaaaaaatgtTTTTCATCTTGGAAAGAATACATTGCTCAAAAAGTAAAAATGAACAATGACATAGAAGTGGCGATAGAATTACATAAAAAATTCTTGTTACGCGAGGGACTTAAAAAATTATTGAGAAACTCTCTGCATAACATCGATTCTGAACACGATACGCAACTAGAAAATATAGCAATGAGATTATACAGAAATTTTGAAATTTTGAAAGAGTACTTCGACAGGTGGCACTcgttaatttattttaaaaataaatcaaAATTTCCATGCCAAGTCACTAACGATAATGAGTCTCGATTTACAGAAACTCGAAAAACGTGCAATGATATTTTCGAAAGTCTCAATACTCGATTAGTTTTGCCAGAATATATGATGGAGAAGGATACAGTTTCGAATGTCTATGATTCAATTATTAATTGTAAGCTTCCGCAAGGAAACTGGCCGTTCAATTTATTTCAACCATTCTAA
- the LOC143429618 gene encoding putative glutamate receptor — MRELLLIVVIHEFLGTVQSLNGVIWDKKVEDFVPIFSVPEFAAANQEVLDQSREKETYNFQGRTITLVYYEIMNLINTNANGTGITGAIGEIWGILAEQLNFTLETIKKDEYSLGFPNSDGKIHSGLLKYIQNNETDVIPRLQAHVKRLDLCQFTFPFWKTSYRLYIRQEVTHLTSWMIKLFSRKVWYAILFTYLLLSVCSFVSQAIQSEMEHKISNAKLVDHFFYNFGMICGQSYLPNSLSRSSRIVELWLGLFSCLIRTAFGALLISYMTQTTTVPPFTTVKSLLYDTSYNIIVLHGSLPTILFTMSRGPEYDEIMRQHRYIVENTRDDLYNTVCSSKKLYAVILGEDEKKAGGMYICRLKPVGISLFGTWIVSGISWNFKYKRTIDMGILKLYEVGFMNLLKQRWIESKNREIDNPTVIEPIIIDQVYLILLLFSGGLLLSVVILLFENLMFHYKKC; from the exons ATGAGAGAGCTACTGTTGATCGTGGTAATTCACGAATTTCTGGGAACCGTCCAATCGTTGAACGGCGTGATATGGGACAAGAAAGTCGAGGACTTCGTGCCAATTTTCAGCGTACCGGAATTTGCAGCCGCGAACCAGGAAGTGCTCGATCAGAGCCGAGAAAAGGAAACGTACAATTTCCAAGGAAGAACCATCACGTTGGTTTATTACGAG ATAATGAACCTAATCAACACAAATGCAAATGGAACAGGAATAACAGGAGCCATCGGCGAAATCTGGGGGATTTTGGCGGAACAGCTAAATTTCAC ATTGGAAACGATTAAAAAGGATGAGTACAGTTTGGGATTCCCGAACTCTGATGGTAAAATTCATAGTGGTTTACTAAAGTACATTCAAAACAATGAAACGGATGTGATACCGAGGCTGCAAGCTCATGTTAAGCGGCTCGATCTTTGCCAATTCACCTTTCCATTTTGGAAAACCAG CTATCGACTGTATATTCGACAAGAGGTGACGCATCTCACTAGTTGGATGATCAAATTATTCTCTCGAAAGGTTTGGTACGCGATTCTGTTTACATACCTTTTGCTAAGCGTGTGCAGCTTCGTGTCCCAAGCGATACAGTCGGAAATGGAGCACAAGATCTCGAATGCGAAGCTGGTGGACCATTTCTTCTACAACTTCGGCATGATCTGCGGTCAAA GCTATCTCCCAAATAGTTTATCTAGAAGCTCAAGAATCGTGGAGCTATGGTTGGGCCTGTTCTCCTGCTTAATTAGAACTGCCTTTGGCGCCCTTTTAATAAGCTACATGACGCAAACTACCACTGTACCCCCCTTCACGACTGTAAAATCTCTGCTGTACGATACTTCCTACAACATTATAGTTCTGCACGGCTCTCTGCCTACCATCCTTTTTACG ATGTCTCGAGGTCCTGAATACGATGAAATAATGAGGCAGCACCGATATATCGTGGAAAATACGCGAGATGATTTGTACAATACGGTGTGCTCGTCGAAAAAGCTCTACGCGGTAATTTTAGGTGAGGATGAGAAGAAGGCTGGAGGTATGTACATCTGTCGACTAAAACCTGTGGGGATCTCCTTGTTCGGTACATGGATTGTCTCCGGAATCTCATGGAattttaaatataaaagaaCGATTGATATGGG GATATTAAAATTATACGAAGTTGGTTTTATGAACCTATTGAAACAACGTTGGATTGAATCGAAAAATAGGGAAATCGACAATCCTACTGTTATAGAGCCAATTATCATCGACCAAGTGTATTTAATACTTTTATTATTTAGTGGTGGATTATTGCTATCCGTCGTAATTCTATTATTTGAAAACCtgatgtttcactataagaaatGTTAA
- the L(3)07882 gene encoding nucleolar protein 14 homolog l(3)07882, translating into MAKAKKKLLSELSQQKRNEQNKKSLNPFEVHINRDKQNVLGKKSKADRGLPGISRAKAIKKRKGTLLQEYKLKNKDNLFLDKRIGEKNFAMNEEDRALARFAAERMKAHKKQSIYNLNDEEVLTHKGQTLEEIEKFDDPKSDDEYSDDENKTGRLDDKFVDEAHFGGGILSKSDSGKSRKNLIDELIAESKKRKAEKQKIREQTMDLTEKLDSEWRDLLPIVSTANKTIEEVEVKTKVDDYDIAVRELKFEAKGMPSDKLKSEEEMIKEEKEKLEALEADRVARMKGFVNKSNNELKHKSADDLDDGFALETVHDEAPVDEENFIKTTQENSNDEDNVEEDDDDDDDNDDDNDKDDDDDDGDDEPVASSESKELNTIEMNGTIKKKEKVGNFTENESNENSNEEISEAESSEEDNLSDLKQSEDSSEDEDELNGKDKNVSFAEKSKLKAESDGRVLQSNNTTRQQEIRNDLLKRKEIMEKARKELPYTYKAPDSFEELQEFLQNHNADYQSIIVDRIIKCNHWSLDSANKEKLSNLFLYLLQHLNDCAIEDDIESVVNCFQIIDRLSPFLYDLAHLNSQNARTVVQAIIKEKHDNFEKNKKKYPDLDTLIFFKLVCLIFPTSDFRHPITTPCLIFMSQILLRCRVKNKIHLSKGLFICTLILEYTVLSKRFAPSVINFLRGIIYVSTPKHLIQGIKVIPPFKSVGESSNLLILDKDQTDLDIDLNSTLMKVSDLVDGPLDDNFKVRTLLTAVNLLREFKNHLEGLETAYSIFEPILKLLEVNSFDKYPSNIRKHIKQLRKDLKELKNKKLEYLVVEKKRPKPLRLYEPRVEVVYDGKKHKTMSREKAEREKLLHKYKKEMKGAIREIRRDRAFLAKLQIKQQIKSDEERKRKVKEIFGDAAAQQSELKKLKRRK; encoded by the exons ATGGCCAAGGCAAAAAAGAAATTATTGTCAGAGCTATCCCAACAAAAGCGAAATGAACAAAATAAGAAATCTTTGAATCCATTCGAAGTGCATATAAACAGAGACAAACAAAATGTATTGGGCAAGAAGAGTAAGGCTGACAGAGGCCTTCCAGGTATATCACGAGCAAAAGCTATCAAGAAACGGAAGGGAACACTTCTTCAGGAATACAAATTAAAGAACAAAGATAACTTGTTCCTAGATAAACGTATAGGTGAGAAGAACTTTGCCATGAACGAAGAGGATAGAGCATTAGCTAGATTTGCAGCAGAACGTATGAAAGCTCATAAAAAGCAGAGTATTTATAATTTAAATGATGAGGAAGTATTAACGCACAAGGGTCAGACTTTAgaggaaattgaaaaatttgatgATCCAAAAAGCGACGACGAGTATAGCGACGATGAAAATAAGACTGGAAGATTAGATGATAAGTTTGTTGATGAAGCTCACTTCGGTGGGGGTATTTTGTCTAAATCTGACTCTGGAAAATCCAGGAAAAATCTAATAGACGAACTGATAGCAGAATCGAAGAAACGTAAAGCCGAGAAACAGAAAATACGCGAACAAACTATGGACTTAACGGAGAAACTTGATTCTGAATGGAGAGATCTCCTTCCGATTGTTTCAACAGCTAACAAAACAATTGAAGAGGTAGAAGTAAAGACAAAAGTAGATGATTACGATATTGCTGTACGCGAGTTGAAATTTGAGGCCAAAGGTATGCCATCAGATAAACTGAAGTCTGAAGAAGAAATGATAAAAGAAGAGAAGGAAAAACTGGAGGCACTGGAAGCAGATAGAGTGGCTAGGATGAAGGGATTTGTAAATAAATCGAATAATGAACTTAAACACAAATCTGCAGATGATCTAGATGATGGTTTTGCACTAGAAACTGTGCATGATGAAGCACCAGTTGATGaagaaaattttattaaaactACACAAGAAAATTCAAATGATGAAGATAATGTTGAGgaagatgatgatgatgatgatgataatgatgatgataatgataaagatgatgatgatgatgatggtgatgatgaACCTGTGGCTAGCAGTGAAAGTAAAGAACTAAATACTATCGAAATGAATGGTACTattaaaaagaaagagaaagtagGAAATTTTACTGAAAATGAATCAAATGAAAATTCCAATGAAGAAATTTCAGAGGCTGAAAGCTCTGAAGAGGATAATTTATCAGATTTGAAACAGTCAGAGGATTCTAGTGAAGATGAAGATGAATTAAATGGAAAAGATAAGAATGTCAGTTTTGCAGAAAAATCAAAACTAAAAGCAGAATCTGATGGACGTGTTCTTCAATCAAATAATACAACTAGGCAACAAGAAATTAGAAATGATTTGCTCAAAAGGAAAGAGATCATGGAGAAGGCCAGGAAAGAATTACCTTACACTTATAAAGCACCAGACAGTTTTGAAGAATTGCAAGAATTTTTGCAAAACCATAATGCTGATTATCAGTCAATTATTGTAGATCGTATAATTAAATGCAATCATTGGTCGCTGGATAGTGCAAACAAAGAAAAGTTATCAaacttatttttatatttactaCAGCATTTGAATGATTGTGCTATAGAAGATGATATTGAAAGTGTAGTTAATTGCTTCCAAATCATTGATAG ATTGTCTCCATTTTTGTATGATCttgcgcatttaaattcgcaaAACGCTAGAACTGTTGTACAAGCAATAATTAAGGAAAAACATGATAATTTTGAAaagaataaaaagaaatatCCTGACTTAGATACG cttattttctttaaactagTTTGTTTGATATTTCCAACATCTGACTTTAGACACCCTATCACTACGCCTTGCCTGATATTTATGTCTCAAATCTTACTTAGGTGTCGtgttaaaaataaaatacatcTTTCAAAAGGTCTTTTCATATGTACTCTTATTTTAGAG TATACAGTACTAAGCAAACGATTTGCACCATCTGTGATAAACTTTTTGCGCGGAATAATTTACGTATCCACGCCTAAACATTTAATTCAAGGAATAAAAGTGATACCGCCATTTAAATCGGTTGGGGAATCGAGTAATTTATTAATACTCGACAAAGATCAAACAGATTTAGATATTGACCTGAATAGTACACTTATGAAAGTATCTGATCTAGTGGACGGACCATTGGATGATAATTTCAAAGTGAGAACACTCTTAACAGCCGTAAATTTATTACGCGAATTTAAAAATCATCTCGAAGGACTAGAAACAGCGTATTCAATATTTGAACCGATTTTAAAATTACTGGAGGTGAATTCTTTTGATAAGTACCCATCAAACATAAGAAAACACATAAAACAATTACGAAAGGACTTGAAAGAGTTGAAAAATAAAAAGTTGGAATATTTGGTGGTTGAAAAGAAGAGACCAAAACCATTAAGACTGTACGAGCCACGAGTCGAAGTAGT GTATGACGGTAAGAAACATAAAACTATGTCTAGGGAGAAAGCTGAAAGAGAGAAACTGTTGCATAAGTATAAGAAAGAAATGAAAGGAGCTATTCGTGAAATACGAAGGGATAGAGCGTTCTTAGCGAAGTTACAGATAAAACAACAAATTAAGAGTGACGAGGAACGTAAACGCAAGGTGAAAGAAATCTTTGGCGATGCTGCAGCGCAACAGAGTGAATTAAAGAAGTTAAAACGAAGAAAATAG
- the LOC143430024 gene encoding uncharacterized protein LOC143430024 produces MDERILKILISSCESATKDLENSRDYKMLLEENKFLPTSNDIFNALCTSLTKLLTYKVSKEAYQRYTVRFNVINVIREFCRINDAFEDFKVLRDQEHASTFLNNLLEKYLTDDVLDYCDTSNNLSSLTSALMCLTSTNSYYKVYLEKVLVKLAELESSDESEYLLCNAVQNNSNLNLDLATIEKIYHSQKCKLIEEPLLSDFVSSCTSLNKDDGADNSESLNLINQLFEFTSKSSYIFLLVCAFLKELMMELDHAPTVMNFIQSTLKRIKEFCKNQGKDILDLYPRNLQSLVILLGIEPTYHTDDTRSSTLNLLRTIYDEDENVTIMLLSHYPQWLMLFEKLLNLNDIR; encoded by the exons ATGGATGAAAGGATTCTGAAAATATTAATATCTAGCTGTGAAAGCGCGACAAAAGATCTTGAGAACTCGAGAGACTATAAAATGTTATTGgaagaaaataaatttttacCTACATCTAATGATATATTTAATGCTTTATGCACATCTTTAACAAAGCTATTGACATATAAAGTATCAAAAGAAGCTTATCAGCGTTATACCGTAAGATTTAATGTAATT AATGTCATACGAGAATTTTGCAGAATTAATGATGCATTCGAAGACTTCAAAGTACTAAGAGATCAGGAACATGCTTCGACATTCCTTAATaatttattagaaaaatatttaacTGATGATGTTTTAGATTACTGCGACACCAGTAACAATTTATCATCCTTAACCAGTGCATTAATGTGTCTAACATCCACTAATTCGTATTACAAAGTTTATCTAGAGAAAGTGCTAGTAAAACTTGCAGAATTGGAATCTTCTGATGAAAGTGaatatttattgtgtaatgCCGTACAAAACAATTCTAATTTGAACCTTGACCTTGCAACTATAGAAAAAATATACCACTCGCAAAAATGCAAATTGATAGAAGAACCATTATTAAGTGACTTTGTGTCGTCGTGTACCAGTTTAAATAAAGATGATGGTGCAGATAATTCAGAGAGTCTCAATTTGATAAATCAGTTATTTGAATTTACTAGTAAATCTTCATATATTTTTCTATTAGTCTGTGCCTTTTTAAAGGAGCTGATGATGGAACTAGATCATGCTCCTACAGTCATGAATTTTATACAGTCCACTTTGAAACGGATTAAGGAATTTTGTAAAAACCAGGGTAAAGATATTTTAGATTTGTATCCAAGAAATTTGCAGTCTCTTGTGATTTTGCTAGGAATTGAACCGACCTATCATACAGATGATACTAGAAGTTCAACGCTAAACTTGTTAAGAACTATTTATGATGAAGATGAGAATGTTACAATAATGTTGTTGTCCCATTATCCCCAGTGGTTAATGTTATTTGAgaaacttttaaatttgaatgatATTAGGTAA
- the Mrpl45 gene encoding mitochondrial ribosomal protein L45, with translation MMPRYGNTIGIFGKYMQNNSPLMLGLINYPIPNDTSQQVRSIKKHFNQKFRKERGRKFIKVDLPKFDDNSEEFTQERIRTQLKKYGILPQRSWAERPVFISCTPQIFERYVVPEGDGKFSAVTTAGAKQKVEYIEKKSKSYMALRKIKSYEGHYTNTYFAQHGLEIYKKAHEALVKKDTNELLQYVTEAAYPLMVHNIMNKTLVWKFVESLEPPRVVHARVTSIISKDNHFAQITVRFHNQQYLCIYDRFGRVLLGSETVKKDVLDYVVFEKHLSNTYGTWRVHGKIIPDWMEPEEISSRTYIMPKEEKEEEPSPTSSSVESVAETVPPSTLDEKRVEPAT, from the exons ATGATGCCAAGATACGGAAACACAATTGGCATTTTTGGGAAATACATGCAG AATAATTCACCTTTGATGTTAGGTCTTATTAATTACCCAATTCCTAATGATACTTCTCAACAAGTCAGAAGTATAAAGAAacattttaatcaaaagtttcgtaaagaaagaggaagaaagTTCATTAAAGTTGATCTACCTAAATTTGATGATAATAGTGAGGAGTTTACGCAAGAAAGAATTCGCACACAATTGAAAAAGTATGGAATTTTACCACAAAGAAGTTGGGCAGAGAGACCAGTTTTTATTTCATGTACGCCACAAATCTTTGAACGTTATGTTGTTCCTGAGGGTGATGGAAAATTCTCTGCTGTTACCACTGCG GGTGCAAAACAAAAGGTTGAATACATAGAAAAAAAGAGTAAATCTTACATGGCGCTTAGAAAAATTAAAAGCTATGAGGGGCATTACACAAATACGTATTTTGCTCAACATGGATTAGAAATTTATAAGAAAGCACACGAAGCTTTGGTTAA AAAAGATACAAATGAGTTATTACAGTACGTTACAGAGGCTGCATACCCT TTAATGGTACATAATATTATGAATAAAACACTCGTCTGGAAATTCGTGGAATCCTTGGAACCACCGCGAGTTGTGCATGCAAGAGTGACGAGTATTATTTCGAAGGACAATCATTTCGCGCAAATCACTGTCCGTTTCCATAATCAACAG TATTTGTGCATTTACGACCGTTTCGGACGAGTACTACTAGGTAGTGAGACAGTGAAGAAAGATGTTTTGGATTACGTAGTGTTCGAGAAACACTTATCTAATACATACGGTACTTGGCGAGTACACGGAAAGATTATACCAGATTGGATGGAACCAGAAGAAATATCATCAAGAACTTATATAATGCCgaaggaggaaaaagaagaagaacctTCGCCTACTAGTAGCTCTGTTGAATCTGTTGCTGAAACTGTACCTCCATCGACTTTGGATGAAAAACGTGTAGAGCCAGCAACATAA